The Sphingopyxis sp. TUF1 genome segment CTTACCCAGTCGGCGGGGGCCGACGCCTTTCGCCGCCGTATCCTGGTGCTCGGCGCGGGTCCGCGCGCGGCGCGGCTTGCGGCGCTGGCCGACGCGCCAGGAAGCGGGCTCGACATCGTGGGCTTCGTCGCGATGAGCGGGGCCGAGACGACGGTGCCGCACGCGGTGCCGCGGCAGGAGATTGCGAATCTGTCCGAGCATGTCGTCGCGCTCAGCGCGGGCGAGGTGGTGCTGGCGCTCGAGGAGCGGCGCAAGGCGCTGCCGCTCGCCGACCTGCTGCGCGTCAAGACGACGGGGGTGCATGTCAACGACATTGCGAGCTTTATCGAGCGCGAGACGGGGCGCGTCGACCTGGCGACGACCAATCCAAGCGGGCTCATTTTTTCCGACGGTTTTTCGGCGGGGCAGCGGATTTCGAAGGTTGGCAAGCGGTTGTTCGACATTGCCGCGAGCTTGATCGTGCTCGTCATCGGCCTGCCGCTGATGATCGTCGCGGGCATCGCGGTGAAGCTCGACAGCCGCGGACCGGTTTTTTACCGCCAGCCGCGTGTCGGGCTGTTCGGCCAGCCCTATGACATGTTCAAGATCCGGTCGATGCGCACCGACGCCGAAGCAGAGGGCAAGGCGGTCTGGGCGAGCGAGAACGACCCGAGGATCACGCGCGTCGGGCGAATCATCCGCACGCTGCGCATCGACGAGCTGCCGCAGCTGTGGTGCGTGCTCAAGGGCGACATGAGCTTTGTCGGGCCGCGCCCCGAGCGGCCGAGCTTTGTCGCCGAGCTCGAAAAGGCGCTGCCCTATTATGCCGAGCGGCACATGGTGAAGCCGGGGCTGACCGGCTGGGCGCAGATCAACTATCCCTATGGCGCGTCGGTCGAGGATGCGCGCGTGAAGCTGGAATATGACCTCTATTATGCCAAAAATTATTCGCCCTTCCTCGACCTGCTGATCCTTCTCCAGACGGTGCGCGTGGTGCTGTGGCCGGAGGGGGCGCGGTAGCCGTGTCGGGGCTGGACAGCCTTTCGCAGATTCTGTCGGCCATGGCGCTCGCGGGATTTGCCGGCGCGGCGCTGTGGCTGCTGGTGCGGCCGCGTCAGCGCATGGCGGCGCTGATGCCCGCGCCGCGCCTGCTTGCGCTCGCGGCCGCGACGAGTGCGCTGTGGGCGGGGGCGATGATGGCGTTTACGCCGGGTGCGCCGCAGGTGATCGTCGCGCAGATGCTGCGCGACCTGGCGATGCTGATGTGGCTCGGCGCGACCTTCTGGTCGCCGCGCGCGCCGATGTCGCGGCCGCTGCGGCTGATCGCGCGGATGCTCGCGACGATCTGTTTGCTGACGCTGTTGTTTGGCGGAGCGGCCTTTTTGTTCGGCGGGGCGGCGGCCGACCCGTGGATGGGACGGACACTGGTCATTGTCGCGATGGTCGTGGCGGTGGGCGGGCTCATCGTCCTCGACGCGGGCGTGCGCCACGGCGGCGCGGGCCTGAGGATGCCGGTGATGGCGGTCGCGGGCGGCTTTGCGATGCTCTGGGCCTATCAGCTCAACGTCGAACTGATCGGCGCGCTGACGGGTATGCGCGCGTCGGCGCTGATCGCGCTGCTCCCCGCGGTCGCGCTGCTGACGCTGCCGACCTATGTCGTCGCCGCGATGGATGTCGGGCGCGAGCGGATGCGGCTGTCGCGTACGGCCGCCACGCGCACGCTGATCCTGCTCGGCGCCGCGAGCTACCTGATCCTCATCGCGTTTACCGTCGCGGTCGCGCGCGCCGCGGGGGGCGATTATGCGACGCTGGCGCAGGCGATTTCGCTGGTCGCGCTGCTCGGCGCGGCGGCGCTGATGCTCGCTTCGGCCCGGTCGCGGGCGTGGCTGTCGGTGATGATCTCGAAGCATTTTTTCGAGCATCGCTATGATTATCGCGCCGAATGGATGCGCTTTACCGCGACGCTGGGGCAGGGTGACGACGAGCAGGACCGCAATCTGTATCGCCGCGTCGCCAAGGCACTGGCCGAGCTGACGGGCAGTCCCGGCGCGTTGCTGATGACGCCGGCTGCGGCGGGAGGCTTTCGGATCGCCGAACAATGGCGCTGGCCCGGCGGAATTGCCGAAGATGCGACGCTGTCGCTGCGATCGGCGTTCATGCTTCAGGAAACGCAGCATATCGTCGAGCTGGATGCCGAGCGGCGCGGGACGGGCGGGGACAATGTGGGGGGACGGGATCTGGCGATCCCCGACTGGCTGATCGTCGACACGCGCGCTTGGGTGATCGTGCCGGTGCTGCATTTTCAGCGGATGATCGCGATCGCGGTGCTGCATCGTCCGGCGGTGTCGCGCGCGCTCGACTGGGAAGACCTCGACGTGCTGCGCATCGCGGGGCAGCAGGCGGCGAGCTATATCGCCGAATCGCAGAGCCAGCAGGCCTTGTCCGAAGCGCGGCGCTTCGACGAGTTCAACCGCCGCTTTGCCTTCATCATGCACGACATCAAGAATCTGGCGAGCCAGCTGGGCCTGCTCGCGCGCAACGCCGAGCGCCACGCCGACAACCCCGATTTCCGCGCCGACATGACGCAGACGCTTAAAATTTCGGCGGGGCGGCTGTCCGACCTGCTCGTCCGACTGTCGCCGCGCGAACGCGGGCGCGCTGCCGAGCCGGGGCGGGTACTGATCGAACCGGTGCTGAACGACATCGCCGCCGAAGTACGGCCGCGCCGCGAACTGTTCGTCGGCTGTAAGGCAGGGCTCGCGGCGTGGGCCGACGCGGGATCAATCCGGCAGATCGTCGCCCATCTCGTCGCCAATGCGATCGACGCCTCGGCCGCCGAAACGCCCGTTCAGGTCGTCGCCGTGGCCGAACAGCGGCGGGTGCGGATCGATGTGATCGACCAGGGGTGCGGGATGACGCGCGAGTTTGTTCGCGACGAGCTGTTCAAACCCTTCGTTTCGACGAAAGACAGCGGGTTCGGCCTCGGCGCGTTCGAAGCATTGCAGATCGCGGAGGCGATGGGGGGGGCGATCGAAGTGGCAAGCGAACCCGGCAGGGGCAGCAATTTCACGCTGTGGCTGCCGCTGGCCGACGCGGAGGGCGGCGCGGCAATCGGTGCGCAGATGATGAAAGCGGGACGGACATGAGCGAGGCGATGGCGGACAAGCGCAAGCTGCTGGTGGTCGAGGACGACCCGGGCCTGCAGACGCAGCTCAAATGGGCGTATGAAGATTATCGGGTGCTGGTCGCGGGCGATCATGACGCGGCGATCGAAATGCTGCGCGCCGAGGAGCCCGACGTCGTGACGCTCGACCTGGGATTGCCGCCCGACCCCGATGGCACGCGCGAGGGATTCCGGACGCTGAAAGCGATCATCGAGGCCAAGCCCGATACCAAGGTGATCGTCGTGTCGGGGCATGGCGAGCGCGCGAGCGCCTTGAACGCCATCGCAAGCGGGGCGTGGGATTTTTACCAGAAGCCGATCGACATCGATGCGCTGGGCCTGATCGTTGCGCGCGCATTTCACGTCCGCGAGCTGGAGGTGGAGAATGCGCGGTTGACGAGCGAGGGGGCGAGCGACAACCGGGTGCTCGGCGGCATGATCACCGGCGCGCCCGAAATGCTGAAGGTGGCGCGCATAATCGAGCGCGTCGCGAGCCTCGATGTATCGGTGATGCTGCTGGGCGCGAGCGGGACCGGCAAGGAATTGTTGGCGCGCGGGCTGCACGAGGCGAGCGGTCGGCGCGACGGCGCGTTCGTCGCGATCAACTGCGCGGCGATCCCCGAAAATCTGCTCGAAAGCGAATTGTTCGGGCACGAAAAAGGCGCTTTCACCGGCGCGGTCAAGACGACCGAGGGCAAGATCGAGCTGGCGCATGGCGGCACGCTGTTCCTTGACGAGGTCGGCGACATCCCGTTGCCGTTGCAGGTCAAACTGCTGCGATTTTTGCAGGAGCGGACGATCGAGCGGATCGGCGGACGCAAGGCGATCGCGGTCGATACGCGGATCGTTTGCGCGACGCACCGCGACCTCGATGCGATGATCGCCGAACAGCGATTTCGCGACGATCTCTATTACCGGCTCGCCGAGATGGTGGTGAAAATCCCTTCGCTCGCCGAACGGCCGGGCGACGCGGTTCTGCTCGCGCGCCATTTCCTTCATCAATATGCGCCCGAGATGAACCCCGGCGTACGCGGCTTTGCGCCCGACGCGCTGCAGGCGATCGACGAAGGCCGATGGCCGGGAAATGTGCGCGAACTGGAAAACCGGATCAAGCGCGCGGTCATCATGGCCGACGGCAAGCTGCTGACGCGCGACGACCTCGACATCGCCGGTGTGGCGAGTGATGGCGGGGAAGGGGGCGAGGCGGCGTGGCTGAACCTGCGCAGCGCGCGCGAGGCCGCCGACCGCGTCGCGATCCGCCGCGCGATGACGCAAAGCGAAGGCAATATCTCGCACGCAGCGAAACTTCTGGGGATCAGCCGTCCGACGCTTTACGATTTGCTGAAGCAATATCGGATGCAGGGCTGAATGGGGCGACGAAACGCCTTATCCCTTCGTCATTGCGAGCGAAGCGAAGCAATCCAGTGTAGCGTAAACCGCTCTGGATTGCTTCGCTTCGCTCGCAATGACGAATTTGCGGATGACAAATGGATAAGCGCCAAACAAGTTCAGGATGACGATGGATGAGAGGATTCTCATTCACCGCATTGTTGCTCGCGGCGGCGGCGCTTTCGGCGTGCGGCGGCTCGGCCGAATCTCCGCGCGGCGGGCTGGAAGCGCGGCGTGCCGCGTTGAGCCAGGCGATCGCCGACGACCCCAGGGCGATCGCCGAGCGCGTCGCGCTCGCGCGCGTGGCGATTGCGCTCGGCGACGGGATTGGCGCCGAAGCGGCGGTGAAGGGCGCGCTCGCGGCGGGGGCGAATGACGCAGCGCTGCGCCCGTTGCTCGCGCGTGCCTATGCATTGCAGGGGGACGGACAGCGCGCGCTCGCGGCGCTCGACGCCGGGCCGATCATCCCCGAAATGCGGGGCGAAGCCGCGTGGGTCGCGGGCGACGTCCAGCTTGCGAACGGCAATCTGGGGGCGGCGCGCGACGCCTATGACCGCGCGGTGCGCGCGTTGCCGCGCAATTCGGCGCTATGGGTCGATGTCGCGCGGTTTCGCGATGCCAGCGCCGATATGCGCGGCGCGCGCGACGCGGTCGATTATGCGATCGAACTCGACGCGGCGAACAGCGGGGCGCTGGCGTATAAGGCCAATCTGGTGCGGAGGGCCGAAGGATTGACCGCATCGCTGGCGTGGTACGACCAGGCGCTTGCCGCCGATCCGGGCAATGCCGCAGCGCTGATCGACCAAGCGGCGACGCTCGGCGACCTTGGCCGCTATCGCGACATGCTGTCGGCGCTGCGCCGCGCGGCGGCGCTCGTCCCAAGCGATCCCCGGATATATTATCTGCAGGCGGTGCTCGCCGCGCGCGCCGGAAATTACCCGCTCGCGCGCAGCCTGCTGCAACGCACACGCGGCGAGATGGATAGCGAACCGGGGTTCATGCTGCTGAGCGCGGTGGTCGAGCTCGAACTGGGCGGCGAGGCGGTCGCGGCGAACTGGGCCGAACGACTGTTGGCCGAACAGCCGCATAATTTCACCGCGCGGCGCATGTTGGCGGCGGCCGAATGGACAGGCGGCGATGCCGAGGCGGCGCTGGCCGCACTGCGCCCGCTCGTCGTGCGGCCCGACGGCGACAGCTGGTCGCTGCTGCTCGCAGCGCGCGCGGCGGCCGAGCTGGGGCGCGACATCGAGTCGGCCGATTATCAGGCGCGCGCCGCGACGCTGACGCGCGGCGAGGCGGTGCCCTTTGCGGTCGACGAGGATTATGGCCTGCTGACGATGGCGGCCGATGCCGCGCCGCTCGATCCCGCCACGGCGATCCCCGCGATTTCGGCCGATCTGGCGCGCGGCAATGCGGAACGGGCGATCGCGCGGGCGGCGCGGCTGCGCGATGCCAATCCGGGGGTCGCCGATGCGCACATGCTGCTTGGCGATGCGGCGATGGCGGGCGGGCGTTATGCGCTGGCGGTAGAGGCGTATCGTGCGGCGCGCGATCTTGATGGGGGAGAGCGCACGACGTTGCGGCTGGCGAACGCGCTTTATCGCGCGGGCGATGCGGCGGGGTCGGGCGCGGCGATCATGGCGCTGCGCGAGCGCCAGCCGTCGAGCATCGCCGCCGACCGGATCGCGGGCAATCTGGCGATGGAGCGCGAACAGTGGGACGCGGCGATCGCGCATTTCGACCGCGTGCGGCGCCGGATCGGCGACCGCGATGCGGTGGTGCTGCGCGAACTCGCGCGTGCCTGGGCGGCAAAGGGCGACGATGCCCGCGCGCTGGTGCTGATCGACCGCGCCTATCGGTTGCAGCCGCTGAACGCGGGGATCATGGAATTTTACGCGGCGCTGCTGGAGCGGCGGGGAAAAAGGCAGGCGGCGGCGGATTTGCGCGAGAAGGCGGCGCAGATCGGGCGGTAGGGGGAGTGGCTGGACGCGACCGATTGCGGCCATTCATCTCCCTCCCGCTTGCGGGAGGGGTCGGGGGTGGGCAGCGACGGTGCGATGGCCCACCCCGCTGCGACTAACGAACAAGTTCGTAAGTCTCGCTGCCCCTCCCGCTTGCGGGAGGGGACTCTAGCTCAACGGCTCAAGGACAATTTCCCAATCTCTAACCGGCCGACGACCTCAGGCCTCGGTCAAGTCCAGCAGCGTCCGCGCGTCGAGGCCGATGCGGCGCATCTGCTGCGCGACCGGGGGCCAGACGTTCGTCAGGAAATCGGCGCGCATCAGGTCGCGCAGGCGATCGGTCGCGCCGTCGGCGACAAACATTCCGACGCCGCGTTTCACTGTGACCAGCCCTTCGTCCTGAAAGGTCTGATAGGCTTTTGCGACGGTGAGCGGATTGGCGCCCTCGTCGGCGGCAAGGCTGCGCACCGACGGCAGCATGTCGCCGTCGCGAAAGGTGCCGTCGAGGATCGCGTTGGCGATCACATCGCGCAGGCGCTGGTACACGGGTTTGGACTGATCGAGCATGGCGCCTTAATGCCATAAGACAGCAGCACAGTCAAACGCCGCTTATTGCGCCTCCTGTGACAATGATGAAATTAAATGTCCCAAGTACGAACGGTCGCGTCATATTCGGGCCGCGGGCGTTCGGACAG includes the following:
- a CDS encoding TIGR03013 family XrtA/PEP-CTERM system glycosyltransferase, which translates into the protein MFRLFKHYVPHAVVWLALIEFGALLGAAEGAWHIYAWQAGFDAGPLGERLLPLLTFAAANSLAMMATGMYGSEGLRSMRFATARLLAAVSLGVIFLSVLRFLLPTATLWRANSVYAMGIAIAALFLIRLALTQSAGADAFRRRILVLGAGPRAARLAALADAPGSGLDIVGFVAMSGAETTVPHAVPRQEIANLSEHVVALSAGEVVLALEERRKALPLADLLRVKTTGVHVNDIASFIERETGRVDLATTNPSGLIFSDGFSAGQRISKVGKRLFDIAASLIVLVIGLPLMIVAGIAVKLDSRGPVFYRQPRVGLFGQPYDMFKIRSMRTDAEAEGKAVWASENDPRITRVGRIIRTLRIDELPQLWCVLKGDMSFVGPRPERPSFVAELEKALPYYAERHMVKPGLTGWAQINYPYGASVEDARVKLEYDLYYAKNYSPFLDLLILLQTVRVVLWPEGAR
- the prsK gene encoding XrtA/PEP-CTERM system histidine kinase PrsK, yielding MSGLDSLSQILSAMALAGFAGAALWLLVRPRQRMAALMPAPRLLALAAATSALWAGAMMAFTPGAPQVIVAQMLRDLAMLMWLGATFWSPRAPMSRPLRLIARMLATICLLTLLFGGAAFLFGGAAADPWMGRTLVIVAMVVAVGGLIVLDAGVRHGGAGLRMPVMAVAGGFAMLWAYQLNVELIGALTGMRASALIALLPAVALLTLPTYVVAAMDVGRERMRLSRTAATRTLILLGAASYLILIAFTVAVARAAGGDYATLAQAISLVALLGAAALMLASARSRAWLSVMISKHFFEHRYDYRAEWMRFTATLGQGDDEQDRNLYRRVAKALAELTGSPGALLMTPAAAGGFRIAEQWRWPGGIAEDATLSLRSAFMLQETQHIVELDAERRGTGGDNVGGRDLAIPDWLIVDTRAWVIVPVLHFQRMIAIAVLHRPAVSRALDWEDLDVLRIAGQQAASYIAESQSQQALSEARRFDEFNRRFAFIMHDIKNLASQLGLLARNAERHADNPDFRADMTQTLKISAGRLSDLLVRLSPRERGRAAEPGRVLIEPVLNDIAAEVRPRRELFVGCKAGLAAWADAGSIRQIVAHLVANAIDASAAETPVQVVAVAEQRRVRIDVIDQGCGMTREFVRDELFKPFVSTKDSGFGLGAFEALQIAEAMGGAIEVASEPGRGSNFTLWLPLADAEGGAAIGAQMMKAGRT
- the prsR gene encoding PEP-CTERM-box response regulator transcription factor; translation: MADKRKLLVVEDDPGLQTQLKWAYEDYRVLVAGDHDAAIEMLRAEEPDVVTLDLGLPPDPDGTREGFRTLKAIIEAKPDTKVIVVSGHGERASALNAIASGAWDFYQKPIDIDALGLIVARAFHVRELEVENARLTSEGASDNRVLGGMITGAPEMLKVARIIERVASLDVSVMLLGASGTGKELLARGLHEASGRRDGAFVAINCAAIPENLLESELFGHEKGAFTGAVKTTEGKIELAHGGTLFLDEVGDIPLPLQVKLLRFLQERTIERIGGRKAIAVDTRIVCATHRDLDAMIAEQRFRDDLYYRLAEMVVKIPSLAERPGDAVLLARHFLHQYAPEMNPGVRGFAPDALQAIDEGRWPGNVRELENRIKRAVIMADGKLLTRDDLDIAGVASDGGEGGEAAWLNLRSAREAADRVAIRRAMTQSEGNISHAAKLLGISRPTLYDLLKQYRMQG
- a CDS encoding tetratricopeptide repeat protein, producing the protein MRGFSFTALLLAAAALSACGGSAESPRGGLEARRAALSQAIADDPRAIAERVALARVAIALGDGIGAEAAVKGALAAGANDAALRPLLARAYALQGDGQRALAALDAGPIIPEMRGEAAWVAGDVQLANGNLGAARDAYDRAVRALPRNSALWVDVARFRDASADMRGARDAVDYAIELDAANSGALAYKANLVRRAEGLTASLAWYDQALAADPGNAAALIDQAATLGDLGRYRDMLSALRRAAALVPSDPRIYYLQAVLAARAGNYPLARSLLQRTRGEMDSEPGFMLLSAVVELELGGEAVAANWAERLLAEQPHNFTARRMLAAAEWTGGDAEAALAALRPLVVRPDGDSWSLLLAARAAAELGRDIESADYQARAATLTRGEAVPFAVDEDYGLLTMAADAAPLDPATAIPAISADLARGNAERAIARAARLRDANPGVADAHMLLGDAAMAGGRYALAVEAYRAARDLDGGERTTLRLANALYRAGDAAGSGAAIMALRERQPSSIAADRIAGNLAMEREQWDAAIAHFDRVRRRIGDRDAVVLRELARAWAAKGDDARALVLIDRAYRLQPLNAGIMEFYAALLERRGKRQAAADLREKAAQIGR
- a CDS encoding GntR family transcriptional regulator, yielding MLDQSKPVYQRLRDVIANAILDGTFRDGDMLPSVRSLAADEGANPLTVAKAYQTFQDEGLVTVKRGVGMFVADGATDRLRDLMRADFLTNVWPPVAQQMRRIGLDARTLLDLTEA